In Carassius carassius chromosome 19, fCarCar2.1, whole genome shotgun sequence, a single genomic region encodes these proteins:
- the sytl5 gene encoding synaptotagmin-like protein 5 isoform X2 has translation MAKTTDSLNLSFLLEHERQMILSVLQKDEKLRKREEKRIRKLKNELLELKRAGRRSSADQRECAVCLRALGLILQRGNVCTNCHRRVCNFCTATPLDSNCRCTVCAKTAELKVVTGEWFLEERSKRFQRVSITSSDVVKQSILSSPPGSAHRSSEMERSSTPQPERSATPQSQKSTGKNRKGKRAVAVESSGLPTVPNNMRAQMVKTQTQMETRNRPDGAESVSSIQSSDSVTEKMADGRRQMDSSTPSIAVSRASLSSDRSRSELDLSNPGEGLSEDPLISRCHSVPGLNDVDSDEDIDAVLSAHYKTNRSVCSAQSMTSINSLMSVYSETGDYGNVRVSGEILLNISYSYKTGALNVLVRECRCLATGDERRQRTDAYVKTYLLPDKSRQSKRKTSIKSSTTNPVFNENLRYVVSHSQLETRTLQVSVWHHDRFGHNSFLGETELTFDSWQFDTQIEEWFALQPRNESYVDSVMHYKGEVTVVLKYIPAERNVSLPLDQVQVKKGFLKGKKTITLPKGGMVELLVKEAKNLTAVKGGSSDPFVKGYLLPDDKKSTKHKTAVVKRTVNPRWNHTFTYCGLQDSDLDSVCLELTVWDREPFASNAFLGGVRLGAGTGLSYGKEVDWNDAYGEEQRLWQRMIDNPEVPQECTLMLRSSMAKRKT, from the exons ATGGCGAAGACAACCGATTCTCTTAATCTGTCCTTCCTCCTGGAGCACGAAAGGCAGATGATCCTCAGTGTTCTCCAGAAAGATGAGAAACTCCGCAAGCGAGAGGAGAAACGCATCAG GAAACTGAAAAATGAGCTTCTAGAACTGAAGCGAGCCGGGCGGCGTAGTTCAGCGGATCAGCGTGAGTGTGCTGTATGTCTTCGTGCTCTGGGTCTCATCTTGCAGAGGGGTAATGTGTGCACTAACTGTCATCGGCGCGTCTGCAACTTCTGCACTGCTACACCTTTAGACAGCAACTGCAGATGCACTGTGTGTGCGAAGACTGC GGAGCTGAAGGTGGTTACAGGAGAATGGTTTCTGGAAGAGAGATCCAAGAGATTCCAACGAGTCAGCATTACCAGCAGTGATGTAGTCAAACAGTCCATCCTCAGTAGTCCTCCAG GCTCGGCTCACAGATCATCAGAGATGGAGAGATCGTCCACGCCACAGCCTGAGAGATCAGCTACACCCCAATCCCAGAAAAGCACAGGGAAGAACAGGAAAGG GAAGAGAGCGGTTGCAGTGGAATCATCAGGGTTACCAACAGTACCCAATAACATGAGAGCACAAATGGTGAAAACACAGACTCAGATGGAGACAAGAAACAGG CCGGATGGGGCAGAGAGCGTGTCTAGTATACAAAGCAGTGACAGCGTTACTGAAAAGATGGCAGATGGGCGGAGACAAATGGATTCTAGCACACCCTCTATTGCCGTATCCAGAGCCTCCCTCTCATCAG ATCGCAGTCGCTCTGAGTTGGACCTCAGTAATCCCGGTGAGGGGCTCAGTGAAGACCCTCTGATTAGTCGATGTCACTCAGTCCCAGGCCTGAACGATGTG GACTCGGATGAGGACATTGATGCAGTGTTATCAGCACACTATAAAACCAACCGGAGCGTCTGCAGCGCGCAATCAATG ACCAGCATCAACAGTTTGATGAGCGTGTACAGTGAGACGGGGGACTATGGCAACGTGCGGGTTTCCGGGGAGATCCTGCTCAACATCTCTTACAGCTATAAAACAGGGGCACTCAACGTGCTCGTCCGCGAGTGCCGCTGCCTAGCAACCGGGGATGAGAGGAGACAGCGCACGGATGC ctaTGTTAAAACGTATCTCCTGCCAGACAAGTCCCGTCAAAGCAAAAGGAAAACCAGCATCAAAAGCAGCACCACTAACCCAGTGTTCAATGAAAACCTGAGG TACGTGGTCAGTCACTCTCAGCTGGAGACGCGCACACTGCAGGTTTCTGTCTGGCATCATGATCGTTTTGGACACAACAGCTTCCTGGGGGAGACGGAGCTGACCTTTGACTCCTGGCAGTTTGACACGCAGATAGAGGAGTGGTTCGCTCTGCAGCCCAGG aatGAGTCTTATGTGGACTCAGTGATGCACTACAAAGGAGAAGTGACTGTGGTTTTGAAGTACATTCCTGCAGAGAGAAATGTCTCCCTGCCTCTGGACCAAGTGCAAG TGAAAAAAGGATTTCTGAAAGGAAAGAAGACCATCACTCTTCCTAAAGGAGGAATGGTGGAGCTGCTGGTTAAGGAGGCAAAAAACCTGACAGCAGTCAAAGGAGGGTCCTCTGACCCGTTTGTTAAAGg ATACCTGCTGCCTGATGACAAGAAAAGCACGAAGCACAAGACCGCTGTGGTGAAGCGCACCGTAAACCCACGCTGGaatcacactttcacatactGCGGCCTGCAGGACAGCGATCTGGACAGCGTGTGTCTGGAGCTGACAGTGTGGGACAGAGAGCCCTTCGCCAGTAACGCCTTCCTGGGAGGTGTGCGGCTCGGGGCAGGGACAG GTCTGAGTTATGGGAAGGAAGTAGATTGGAATGATGCCTACGGGGAAGAGCAGCGGCTATGGCAACGCATGATTGACAACCCTGAGGTCCCGCAAGAGTGCACCCTGATGCTGCGGTCCAGCATGGCCAAGAGGAAGACATAG
- the sytl5 gene encoding synaptotagmin-like protein 5 isoform X1: MAKTTDSLNLSFLLEHERQMILSVLQKDEKLRKREEKRIRKLKNELLELKRAGRRSSADQRECAVCLRALGLILQRGNVCTNCHRRVCNFCTATPLDSNCRCTVCAKTAELKVVTGEWFLEERSKRFQRVSITSSDVVKQSILSSPPGSAHRSSEMERSSTPQPERSATPQSQKSTGKNRKGKRAVAVESSGLPTVPNNMRAQMVKTQTQMETRNRPDGAESVSSIQSSDSVTEKMADGRRQMDSSTPSIAVSRASLSSDRSRSELDLSNPGEGLSEDPLISRCHSVPGLNDVDSDEDIDAVLSAHYKTNRSVCSAQSMSSTPASERKWGFLNVPDSDADTTSINSLMSVYSETGDYGNVRVSGEILLNISYSYKTGALNVLVRECRCLATGDERRQRTDAYVKTYLLPDKSRQSKRKTSIKSSTTNPVFNENLRYVVSHSQLETRTLQVSVWHHDRFGHNSFLGETELTFDSWQFDTQIEEWFALQPRNESYVDSVMHYKGEVTVVLKYIPAERNVSLPLDQVQVKKGFLKGKKTITLPKGGMVELLVKEAKNLTAVKGGSSDPFVKGYLLPDDKKSTKHKTAVVKRTVNPRWNHTFTYCGLQDSDLDSVCLELTVWDREPFASNAFLGGVRLGAGTGLSYGKEVDWNDAYGEEQRLWQRMIDNPEVPQECTLMLRSSMAKRKT, encoded by the exons ATGGCGAAGACAACCGATTCTCTTAATCTGTCCTTCCTCCTGGAGCACGAAAGGCAGATGATCCTCAGTGTTCTCCAGAAAGATGAGAAACTCCGCAAGCGAGAGGAGAAACGCATCAG GAAACTGAAAAATGAGCTTCTAGAACTGAAGCGAGCCGGGCGGCGTAGTTCAGCGGATCAGCGTGAGTGTGCTGTATGTCTTCGTGCTCTGGGTCTCATCTTGCAGAGGGGTAATGTGTGCACTAACTGTCATCGGCGCGTCTGCAACTTCTGCACTGCTACACCTTTAGACAGCAACTGCAGATGCACTGTGTGTGCGAAGACTGC GGAGCTGAAGGTGGTTACAGGAGAATGGTTTCTGGAAGAGAGATCCAAGAGATTCCAACGAGTCAGCATTACCAGCAGTGATGTAGTCAAACAGTCCATCCTCAGTAGTCCTCCAG GCTCGGCTCACAGATCATCAGAGATGGAGAGATCGTCCACGCCACAGCCTGAGAGATCAGCTACACCCCAATCCCAGAAAAGCACAGGGAAGAACAGGAAAGG GAAGAGAGCGGTTGCAGTGGAATCATCAGGGTTACCAACAGTACCCAATAACATGAGAGCACAAATGGTGAAAACACAGACTCAGATGGAGACAAGAAACAGG CCGGATGGGGCAGAGAGCGTGTCTAGTATACAAAGCAGTGACAGCGTTACTGAAAAGATGGCAGATGGGCGGAGACAAATGGATTCTAGCACACCCTCTATTGCCGTATCCAGAGCCTCCCTCTCATCAG ATCGCAGTCGCTCTGAGTTGGACCTCAGTAATCCCGGTGAGGGGCTCAGTGAAGACCCTCTGATTAGTCGATGTCACTCAGTCCCAGGCCTGAACGATGTG GACTCGGATGAGGACATTGATGCAGTGTTATCAGCACACTATAAAACCAACCGGAGCGTCTGCAGCGCGCAATCAATG TCTTCTACACCTGCCTCGGAGAGAAAGTGGGGTTTCCTTAATGTACCTGACTCAGATGCTGACACT ACCAGCATCAACAGTTTGATGAGCGTGTACAGTGAGACGGGGGACTATGGCAACGTGCGGGTTTCCGGGGAGATCCTGCTCAACATCTCTTACAGCTATAAAACAGGGGCACTCAACGTGCTCGTCCGCGAGTGCCGCTGCCTAGCAACCGGGGATGAGAGGAGACAGCGCACGGATGC ctaTGTTAAAACGTATCTCCTGCCAGACAAGTCCCGTCAAAGCAAAAGGAAAACCAGCATCAAAAGCAGCACCACTAACCCAGTGTTCAATGAAAACCTGAGG TACGTGGTCAGTCACTCTCAGCTGGAGACGCGCACACTGCAGGTTTCTGTCTGGCATCATGATCGTTTTGGACACAACAGCTTCCTGGGGGAGACGGAGCTGACCTTTGACTCCTGGCAGTTTGACACGCAGATAGAGGAGTGGTTCGCTCTGCAGCCCAGG aatGAGTCTTATGTGGACTCAGTGATGCACTACAAAGGAGAAGTGACTGTGGTTTTGAAGTACATTCCTGCAGAGAGAAATGTCTCCCTGCCTCTGGACCAAGTGCAAG TGAAAAAAGGATTTCTGAAAGGAAAGAAGACCATCACTCTTCCTAAAGGAGGAATGGTGGAGCTGCTGGTTAAGGAGGCAAAAAACCTGACAGCAGTCAAAGGAGGGTCCTCTGACCCGTTTGTTAAAGg ATACCTGCTGCCTGATGACAAGAAAAGCACGAAGCACAAGACCGCTGTGGTGAAGCGCACCGTAAACCCACGCTGGaatcacactttcacatactGCGGCCTGCAGGACAGCGATCTGGACAGCGTGTGTCTGGAGCTGACAGTGTGGGACAGAGAGCCCTTCGCCAGTAACGCCTTCCTGGGAGGTGTGCGGCTCGGGGCAGGGACAG GTCTGAGTTATGGGAAGGAAGTAGATTGGAATGATGCCTACGGGGAAGAGCAGCGGCTATGGCAACGCATGATTGACAACCCTGAGGTCCCGCAAGAGTGCACCCTGATGCTGCGGTCCAGCATGGCCAAGAGGAAGACATAG